ACGGCCGCAGCGTCTAGCCCAGAAAATAAGCCTTAACATCTGATATTTTTCAGCTAGAGACGTTGGCCGTGGGGGCGAATCACCAAGGATTAGCGATGTGACTGATAACACCAGCTGCAGTCTGCAGAGCCCGACAGGAATGGCGGTCGAAATCGTCTTCGCTTACGTCTGTCATAATCCAATACCAGCTTCTGAGCTGCCGGCGCTGATCGTGGCGGTCCACGAAGCAATCGTCGCAACAAGTACAGGCGCCACTCGCGACTCGACTGCCGAAGCCGAGGTTCAGAGGCCAACGCCACACCAAGTAAGAAAATCCGTCCAAGATGATGGGATAGTAAGCTTCGTCGACGGCAAGACCTACAAGACGCTGAAGCGTCACCTCACCGCCCACGGCCTGACGCCGGAGACCTACCGCGAGCGCTACGGCCTGCCGGCGGATTACCCGATGGTTGCGCAGAGCTACGCTGCACGGCGAGCGGAGATCGCGAAGGCTACCCGTCTTGGCGTGCCCGGTGCACAGGGCATTCAGCGCAGGACTGGCACCGGCGGCTGATCCGCAGCGCGATGGGGCCGCCTTACCGCTCGCACCTTTTGGCGCATCAGGAACGGCATTCGGTAAAAGCAGTTGAAGGCGCTCCTGCGCAAGCTGGACCGCCTTCATCCTTTCAAAGGTCGGTGTGAGGCAGCGCGATGGGGCCGCGTCAGCGCTTCGCCGCGAACTCCCAGACCGGCTGTCCCGAGGTCTGACCCGGCTTCGTCCGGTAGCCGGAAAAGCGGTCGAAAACGATTCGGTCGGGCCATCGTTGCCGCGAGCGACACGGATGGCATCGTCAAGCTGAACCCGGAGATCGGCATCATACCGGTCATCGGTAACCGTTCGATTTTACGTCAGCTGAACCGCTTTGATGGCTACCTGTTGCGCGGTCGCTATAGTCAGTATCTCAACGGCAGGACAGGCTAGCGTAGATCAGGTCCATTGGATCCATCCGCGATGTCTGTTTACGTCATCGGCGACAGCCACGGGCACTATCTGTTCGCGCGAGCGCAGGCCGCGACGGCGCATTGCCTGCCGGGGCATACGATGCACCGCGCCGGGCGCGACGGGTTAGAGCATCTCCTCAACCTGATCGAGCCGGCCCCAGGGGACGACTACATCTTCGTCTTCGGTGAGATCGACGTCCGCCAGCACCTGATCCGCGTCGCTGGCGAGAAGGGGTGGGCCTATGAGGCGGTCGTGACCGAACTCGCCGACCGCTACATCACGGCCTTGCGAGCCTCGCTCGACGGCCTTGCCCATCGCCCCCGAGTGAGCCTCTTGGGGATCGTCCCGCCGTTTGATCATCCGCAGGGAGCTCGTGTGTTGCCGCCGCACGGCCCGCTGCGTGACCGGCTCGTCGTCTGGTACCTGCTGAGCGAAGCGATAAAGGAGCGCGCGCGCGAGGCTGGTTACGGCTTCATCCCGATCCCGAAGATCTATCATGCGCGCGACGGGTCCCTGAAGCGGCGCTACAGTGACGGCTTCGCCCACATCGCCAAGGATTGCACCGGGCCCGTGGTCCGGGCGGTCGAGAAGGCGCTGGGCGTGGACTTGGCGTTCCGCCCGCTCCCCCGCCGACGCCACCTGCTGCGCTCAGCGTTGCGCCAGATCGCGCTGATCAACGACGATTGGTCCGCACTGTGGTCCCTGGGCGAAAGCGTGATCGACGCCTAGCAAGCTTTGCGTCTCAATGTAACGACTCAGCCGAGCCGGTACGCCTCCACGCCGTGCTGATCGAGGAAGGTCAGCCCGTTCGCCCGCATCGCCGGTCACTTCGCCGGCAGGAGAAGAGCCGGGATAACGACAGAGGCCATTGCGGCGTCCTCCGCTCAAGGAACGCCGCACACGAAAAAACCGCCTCGGCCGGAGCCGGGCGGTTCAAGGTTGGTCTCGCTGAGGATCAGAGGCCGGTCTACGTGCGAACCGGCGTGGCGGTTCCGGGTAGGGGCGGCGGGCCGCTCGGCCCCGCCCTGATCTGCTCACGGAGAGAGGGAGCCTCCAATCTCACGAGCTACCCAAATACGACGTCTAAGAGTTCTGGCTCAAACCCCTCCTAATCGACGCCGCGCTCCTGAAGAGAGCGGCGTCTTTGGATTCACGCCGCTCTTACGGTGGCCAGGAAGCGCGCGACCTCCGCGCCGAGGTGCTCGGACTGACGCGACAGCTCGGAGGCCGCCCCCAGAACCTGGCTGGCCGCCGCCCCGGTCTCCTCGGCCGCTCCCGCCACACCGGAGATGTTGCTCGTCACCTCGCCGGTGCCCATGGCGGCTTGCGCGACATTGCGCACGATCTCCTGGGTGGCCGCACCCTGCTGCTCGACCGCCGCCGCGATCGAGGTCGCCACGCCGCTGATCTCGCGGATCCGCCCGGTGATCCGCCGCCTGACTGGATCGTCGTATCCGACCTGTCGCGGCACCCAATCGGCGTCTTGACCGTCGATGGGGGGCATCCTCCACTAGTCCGGAGTTCATGCACCTCGTGTGCCACTCGAGAATTGCGAATAGTTACGGAGGGGAGGCGAGCGGCATCACACCGCAAGGCCTTTGGCGGGAGTGCGGAATGAGCGCGTTCGTCTTCGCCACCCGCGAGCCGTTAGGCGTCCCGTTCGACGATACGATCGCCCGCTCGGCCAACCTGTCCCGCTGCGGCGCCCGCCGCTTCACGCTGACTCGCACCTGGTCGCTCGAAAGCGGCCACGTCTGCTTTATCGGCCTGAACCCGAGCACGGCAGACCACCGGCAGGACGACCCGACGGTGCGCCGCTGGATCCGCTCCGCCCGGTCCTGGGGCTACGGCGGGTTCACCGCGGTTAATCCCTATCCGCTGCGCACCTCGTCGCCGGCCGAGTGTCGTGCCTGGGCGCAGTACATGGTCAACGGCCCGGACTGGTACGCACGGGACGTGATCCACTTCAGCAACCTGCCGACCCTCGTCCGCGAGGCGAAGGCGGTCGCGCTCGTCTTGGCCTGCTGGGGCGCCGGCGCGTGGGATCCCGAGTTCGTCGACCACGTGTTCGAGGAGATCACGACCGGCGAGGCGCCATGGCCCGACGTGCACTGCTTCGGGCTGACCGCCGACGGCTCGCCGATCCATCCGATGGCGCGAGGGCGGTCGCGCATCCCTGATCACGCGCAGCCGGTGCTGTGGAAGGCCGCAGCGACAGGAGGGGCAGTGCCGCGTAGCGTACCCCGCGCGCCCGCCGTGCGGTTCTCGATCGACCCGGCTGACATCCCGGCGGAGAAGGTCGCCCGCCGTCTGCACCTCACGCCGGCGCAGTTCGACGCTGTCCGGACGCGGCTATTCATACGCGGCTTCCCACGTGCGGATCCGGACACGGGCATGTACTGCCTGGAGGCGATCGACCGGTGGCAGCTGCACCGGCATACGGGGCTGTTCCCCGAATTGACGACGCCTGATCCGGCGGTGTCTGGTGCCGCCCCCAAGAAGAGCCTCGGAGCGATGGCCCGTGAAGCCCACGAACGGCGGCAGGCCCCGGAGCGGGTCCGGCCTGATTGACCTTCCGCGCCGCGTGCGCGGGCGGGCCAATCCGACCGGCCGGATGTATTTCAGCTTCGAGCGGTTCCGGGGCACCCCGCGCGCATAGCCGGTAGTGCTCTTCTCGATTCCCCGCAGGACGATGCCTTCTGGCGCCGCTGCCGCCAGTGCGAGGCGCTGGTGGCTGAGGAGACGACCGCTGGCTGGGTATGGGCCTGGACGAGCAGTTCCGGCCGTTCCTATCCACTGCCGTTACCTCGAGGCGATGGCGGCGCCGCGGCGTTCTGGGCAGCCGTGGACGACGCAGAGGCCCGGGACCACACCGACGACGGGCAGTCCCGCAAGACGTTCGACGCACTGATCGAGGCCTATCAGGGGCACCCGGCATACGGGAAGCTCGCGGATCTCACGAAGCGCGATTACGACCGGCACCTCAAGGCGATCAGCGGGATGTGGGGCGCCGAACCTGTGGCGGAGCTCACTGCGGTGGACGCCCAGAAGGCGATTGATCTGCGCTCCGCGACGCCATCCGGCGCCCGCCATTTCCGCGCCGTCCTGTCCAAGCTGCTGTCGTTCGGCGCCGCCCGCGGGTTCTGCGCTGCCGACGTCGCCCGGGGTCACCGAAAAGGTCGAGCACGAAGTCGAGCCGCACAAGCCGTGGTCGGATCGTGCGTTCGAGGCGTTCTTCGAGCACGCGCGACCCGGGCTGCATCTGCCCGTCTACGCGGCCCTCTACACCGGTCAGCGCTCGGTCGATGTCCTGCCGATGGTCCGGCCGGCGCCGGGCGCGAACGCCATCGAACTCGTCGCGCGGAAGACAGGCGCCGAGGTCTTCGTCCCGATCCATTCGGAGTACCGGGAGATCCTGACCCGGACGCACATCGATCACCCGGCGCTTCACCTGCGCGAGGACGGCCAGCCTTGGACGCGCGCCGCATACCGGACCGCATAGCAGCGCGAGATCACGTCGAAGACGAGCAAGGGCGCGCCGGCCCAGGTCTCCCGAGAGAAGGCCGTCGCGATGAAGACGCTGCGCGATGGCGCCTTCGTGTTCCACGGGCTGCGCGAGAACGCCGTGAATATGCTGCTCGAGGCCGGCAACCCCGAGGCTGAGGTCTCGGCGACCGTCGAGATGTCCGAGCAGATGGTGCGCCACTACAGCCGCGACGTGAACAAGCGCCGGCTCGCGATCAACGGCATGCGGAAGCTGGAAGAGTGCTGGAAAGAGACCCGCGCCAACCTGTTCGGACCGGGCTCTCCGGCCGCCGCCGGATAGGGGTTTGGACACAGCCGGCCTAACCTTGGACACAAGAGGCCACTGGTCACAGCCTTGATATTCACCATCACACTGTATTTGCTAGCGTTTTTGGTGAGCGCGCTGGGACTCGAACCCAGGACCTACAGATTAAAAGTCCGTTGCTCTACCAGCTGAGCTACGCGCTCGCGTCCCGGACCCGCCTGTGGCGACCCGTCAGGGACGGCGCGTTCGCAATAGGTGAGCGGGACCGGAGGGTCAACACGAGGGCCGTGGACAACGCTCAGGACGCGTCGCCGCGCGCACGCTCCACGATCCCGCGAGCCTCGTCGAAGGCCGCGTCGGCGTCGAGTTCTGTGGTGTCGAGCCGGACCGCGTCATCGGCCATGCGCAGGGGGGCTGCACTCCGGGAGGCGTCGCGGGCGTCGCGGGCTTCGATATCGGCCAGGATGGCCGCGAAGGTCGCGCTCTCGCCGCGGCCGGCGAGCTCACGGTGCCGGCGGCGGGCCCGCTCCTCCGAGGAGGCGGTGATGAACAGCTTCACGGGCGCGTCCGGACAGACCACCGTGCCGATGTCGCGCCCGTCCAGGACCGCGCCCTGGGGATCGGCGGCGAAGCGGCGCTGCCATGCGAGCAGGCCGGCGCGGACCTCCGGCACGGCCGAGACGCGCGACGCCGCCTCGCCCATCGCCCGGTCGCGCAGGCGCGGGTCGTCGAGCATCCCGGCGTCGAGCGCCTGGGCGGCCCGGGCCGCGGCCGCGTGGTCGCCGAGGGACAGCCCGGCATCGATCAGCGCCAGCGCGACGGCGCGGTAGAGCAGTCCGGTGTCGAGATGCGGCAGGCCGTAATGGTCGGCCAGCCGCTTCGCCAGCGTGCCCTTGCCGGAGGCGGCCGGACCGTCGATCGCGATGATGAGCGCCATCGGGTCAGGCTCCGATCCGTCCGCCGAGGGCCTGCATGGTGGGCAGGAAGCTCGGAAAGCTGGTGGCGATCATCGCGCCGTCATCGACCGTCACCGGGTTCCGCGTGGCCAAGCCCATGACCAGGAAGGCCATGGCGATGCGGTGATCGAGATGGGTCGCCACCGTACCGCCCCCCGGGGCCGCGGTGCCGTCGCCCTCGATCACGAGGTCGTCGCCCTCGACGGCGTGGCGGACACCGTTGGCCGCCAGCCCGGCCGCCACGGCGGCGAGGCGGTCCGATTCCTTGACCCGCAGCTCGTGTAGGCCGTTCATCCGCGTGCGGCCTTCGGCAAAGGCCGCCGCAACCGCCAGCACCGGGTACTCGTCGATCATCGCGGGCGCGCGCTCGGCCGGGACGTCCACGCCCTTGAGCCGGCTCGCGCGGATACGCAGATCGGCCACGGTCTCGCCACCTTCCTCGCGCTCGGCCACGCGCTCGATCTGGGCGCCCATCTCCAGCAGCGTGGTGATGAGGCCGATGCGCAGCGGGTTCATCATCACGCCCTCGATCACCACGTCGGAGCCGGGGACGATCAGCGCCGCGACCAGCGGGAACGCCGCCGAGGACGGATCGGCCGGCACTCTCACTTCCGTCCCGCGCAGGATCGGCTGGCCGGTGAGCGCGACCGTGCGGCCGTGGCCGCCCGGGCCGTGCGGTGCGACGCGGATTTCGGCGCCGAACAGGCGCAGCATCCGCTCGGTGTGGTCGCGGGTCGCGGCCGACTCGATCACCGTGGTGACGCCGGGCGCGTTGAGGCCGGCGAGCAGCACCGCGGACTTGATCTGCGCGGACGCCGCCGGGGTCTCGTAGGTGATGGGGATCGCCTCCCGGGGACCGCGCAGCGTCAGCGGCACGCGTCCGCCCGGCGCCTCGTCGAGGATTTGCGTGCCCATGCGGGCGAGCGGGTCCAGGATGCGGCGCATCGGCCGCGAGCGCAGCGAGGCGTCACCGTCGAAGGTCGCGGTGACCGGCTGGCCGCCGACCACGCCCATCATCAGGCGCGAGCCGGTGCCGGCATTGCCGAAATCCAGCACCGCGCTCGGGTCGCTCAGGCCGCCGATCCCGACGCCCCGCACCCGCCAGCGCCCCTCACCGAGGCGCTCGATTCCGGCGCCGAGCGCCTTCGCGGCGGCGGCCGTGCGCAGCACGTCGTCGCCCTCCAGAAGCCCCTCGACCCGGGTCTCGCCCTCACTCAGGAGACCGAGGATCATCGCCCGGTGGGAAATCGATTTGTCGCCCGGCGGCCGCAGGCGCCCTGTCAGGGGTGCACCCGGCGCGGCGGTGAGGGGCTGGGGAGGCGAATCGTGCGACAAGGGAGGTCCGTTCGGGCTCTCGAGGTGGGCCAGGATCCGGCGCGTCGCGCGGCAGGGCCGCGGTGCTGCAATCGGACCGTGAAATCGCCGCGCGGTTAACACGCGCACTGCTCGGCGTCATCCTGCGTGCCCCTTGCGGCCGACCCTGTTGGGAACCGCGCGATCGGGTTCGATTGACAGGGATCGCGCCCGCGACTAACGGGGCCCCTCCCCCGAGACAGTAGTAGACGACGAGGTGTCCCCCGTGGCCCGACCGGAACTTGGCTTGAAGCGCCAGTGCATGAGCTGCGGCGCGAAGTTCTACGACCTCGCCCGCGATCCCGCCGTCTGCCCGAAATGCGGCGCGGTCTATCAGGCGGTCGCCACCTCGAGCCGCGCGGCGCCCCCGGCGCTGTCGCGCGCATCGAACACCAACGATGACGAGGACGAGACGGACGACAAGGGTCCGGAGCTGGTCTCGCTCGATGAGGTCGAGGCCGCCGAGGACGAGGCGGATCCGACGCCCGATGACGAGACGGCCGATGACGGGGACTCGACCGAGGACGACACCTTCCTCGAGGAGGAGGACACCGGCGACGACGACGTGTCCGACCTGATCGACG
This window of the Methylobacterium tardum genome carries:
- a CDS encoding TIGR02300 family protein, yielding MARPELGLKRQCMSCGAKFYDLARDPAVCPKCGAVYQAVATSSRAAPPALSRASNTNDDEDETDDKGPELVSLDEVEAAEDEADPTPDDETADDGDSTEDDTFLEEEDTGDDDVSDLIDGDIENDEES
- a CDS encoding MucR family transcriptional regulator translates to MAVEIVFAYVCHNPIPASELPALIVAVHEAIVATSTGATRDSTAEAEVQRPTPHQVRKSVQDDGIVSFVDGKTYKTLKRHLTAHGLTPETYRERYGLPADYPMVAQSYAARRAEIAKATRLGVPGAQGIQRRTGTGG
- the aroA gene encoding 3-phosphoshikimate 1-carboxyvinyltransferase — encoded protein: MSHDSPPQPLTAAPGAPLTGRLRPPGDKSISHRAMILGLLSEGETRVEGLLEGDDVLRTAAAAKALGAGIERLGEGRWRVRGVGIGGLSDPSAVLDFGNAGTGSRLMMGVVGGQPVTATFDGDASLRSRPMRRILDPLARMGTQILDEAPGGRVPLTLRGPREAIPITYETPAASAQIKSAVLLAGLNAPGVTTVIESAATRDHTERMLRLFGAEIRVAPHGPGGHGRTVALTGQPILRGTEVRVPADPSSAAFPLVAALIVPGSDVVIEGVMMNPLRIGLITTLLEMGAQIERVAEREEGGETVADLRIRASRLKGVDVPAERAPAMIDEYPVLAVAAAFAEGRTRMNGLHELRVKESDRLAAVAAGLAANGVRHAVEGDDLVIEGDGTAAPGGGTVATHLDHRIAMAFLVMGLATRNPVTVDDGAMIATSFPSFLPTMQALGGRIGA
- a CDS encoding DUF1643 domain-containing protein — protein: MSAFVFATREPLGVPFDDTIARSANLSRCGARRFTLTRTWSLESGHVCFIGLNPSTADHRQDDPTVRRWIRSARSWGYGGFTAVNPYPLRTSSPAECRAWAQYMVNGPDWYARDVIHFSNLPTLVREAKAVALVLACWGAGAWDPEFVDHVFEEITTGEAPWPDVHCFGLTADGSPIHPMARGRSRIPDHAQPVLWKAAATGGAVPRSVPRAPAVRFSIDPADIPAEKVARRLHLTPAQFDAVRTRLFIRGFPRADPDTGMYCLEAIDRWQLHRHTGLFPELTTPDPAVSGAAPKKSLGAMAREAHERRQAPERVRPD
- the cmk gene encoding (d)CMP kinase, producing the protein MALIIAIDGPAASGKGTLAKRLADHYGLPHLDTGLLYRAVALALIDAGLSLGDHAAAARAAQALDAGMLDDPRLRDRAMGEAASRVSAVPEVRAGLLAWQRRFAADPQGAVLDGRDIGTVVCPDAPVKLFITASSEERARRRHRELAGRGESATFAAILADIEARDARDASRSAAPLRMADDAVRLDTTELDADAAFDEARGIVERARGDAS